Sequence from the Rhabdothermincola salaria genome:
AGGAGGCGGTGGTCGACGTGCTGGTCACCAAGGCCCGTCGGGCCGCCCGGGACCACGGGGCCAAGGGGCTGTGCCTGGCGGGTGGGGTGGCGGCCAACTCCCAGCTGCGCGAGCGCATCCTCGACGCCTGCATGGCCGACGGCCTGCAGGCCTTCCTGCCCAGCCGGTCGATGTGCACCGACAACGCCGCCATGGTGGCCGCCGCCGGCTGGTACCGGCTCCGCTCCGACGGGCCCAGCCCGCTCGACACGGGCGCCTCACCGAACCTGCGGCTCACCTCCACGGTCTGACGGCGAGTGGGGTTGCCCCCTGCTCGCACCGCGCCTATCGTTAGCACTCGGTCAGCGAGAGTGCTAAGCGCTCTCGGCCCGAGAGTGCTAGATACCCCGCCAACGGAGGCGCCGTACATGAAGCTTCAGCCCCTGGAAGACCGGATCGTCGTTCGTCCGGGTCAGTCCGAGGAGACCACCGCCAGCGGCCTGGTCATCCCCGACACCGCCAAGGAAAAGCCCCAGCAGGGCGAGGTCCTCGCCGTCGGCCCCGGCCGTCGCAGCGAGCAGAGCGGCGAGGTCATCCCCGTCGACGTCAAGGTCGGCGACACCGTCGTCTACAGCAAGTACGGCGGCACCGAGATCACCGCCGACGGTGAGGACGTCTTGATCCTCAACGCCCGCGACGTGCTCGCCGTCATCAAGTAAGGAACCACATGGCAAAGATCCTGAAGTTCGACGAGGACGCCCGGCGCGCCCTCGAGGCCGGCGTCAACAAGCTGGCCGACGCCGTCAAGGTCACGCTCGGCCCCAAGGGCCGCAACGTCGTCCTCGACAAGAAGTGGGGCGCTCCCACCATCACCAACGACGGCGTGTCCATCGCCCGTGAGGTGGAGCTGGACGACCCGTTC
This genomic interval carries:
- the groES gene encoding co-chaperone GroES, with the protein product MKLQPLEDRIVVRPGQSEETTASGLVIPDTAKEKPQQGEVLAVGPGRRSEQSGEVIPVDVKVGDTVVYSKYGGTEITADGEDVLILNARDVLAVIK